The following are from one region of the Paenibacillus sp. JZ16 genome:
- a CDS encoding FAD-dependent oxidoreductase — MNPSNSSYQGLPQYPVSLWRATTELPDFPRLAEDIEADVAIVGAGITGITTAYLLAKAGKDVVVVDAGRILNGTTGFTTAKVTAQHGLIYHEFMNHFGEEKTRLYYEGNREAIEFIRDIIGGDEGKFGLKLEDAYIYAQQEDKYLTKLEDEIKAYEKLGIPGEWQDSLPLPMPIRGAIKMPGQYRFHPLKYLKHLTEQFLKLGGRIYENTTMDEKAETDGPITLLTKRGGHRITCNHAVSASHFPFVDEKGLFFTRLHVERSYAIAVKPETAYPGGMYLSVDQPTRSLRSASYDGEELVIVGGENHPTGRSICTHQHYENLELFAGKLLGASSIPYRWSTQDLITLDNMPYIGPITSSQDRIFVATGFRKWGMTTGTLAAKIISDQILEKENRYSEVYSPSRFKADPSIKTFVVQNALVAKDFVSGKVEMSHADITELKAGEGAVVRHNGQRAGAYKDDQGNLHLVDTTCTHLGCEVEWNEGERSWDCPCHGSRYRYNGEVLEGPAIEPLKQLDPES, encoded by the coding sequence ATGAACCCATCCAATTCATCGTACCAAGGACTGCCGCAATACCCGGTGTCGCTGTGGAGAGCGACTACCGAACTGCCCGACTTCCCACGCTTGGCCGAGGATATCGAAGCGGATGTGGCCATCGTCGGAGCCGGCATAACCGGAATCACCACAGCCTATCTGCTGGCGAAGGCAGGTAAAGATGTGGTCGTCGTCGACGCAGGCCGCATACTGAACGGAACAACAGGTTTTACAACCGCGAAGGTAACGGCACAGCATGGGCTGATTTATCATGAATTTATGAACCATTTTGGAGAGGAGAAGACAAGGCTCTACTACGAAGGAAATCGTGAAGCGATCGAATTCATTAGGGATATTATTGGCGGAGACGAAGGGAAATTCGGGCTGAAGCTGGAGGATGCCTATATCTACGCTCAACAGGAGGACAAGTATCTCACAAAGCTCGAGGATGAAATCAAAGCTTATGAAAAGCTCGGCATTCCGGGAGAATGGCAGGACAGTCTTCCTCTGCCTATGCCGATTCGGGGAGCCATTAAGATGCCCGGGCAGTATCGGTTCCATCCTCTGAAGTATTTGAAACATCTGACGGAACAATTTCTGAAACTCGGAGGGCGGATCTATGAGAACACGACCATGGATGAAAAGGCCGAAACCGATGGACCTATTACGCTGCTGACCAAACGTGGCGGACATCGAATCACGTGCAATCACGCCGTGTCGGCATCTCATTTTCCGTTCGTTGACGAGAAGGGATTGTTCTTTACGCGGCTGCATGTGGAGCGCTCGTACGCCATTGCTGTCAAACCCGAAACCGCCTATCCGGGAGGGATGTATCTAAGCGTAGATCAGCCAACCCGTTCCTTGCGGTCAGCTTCTTATGACGGTGAGGAGCTGGTTATCGTCGGAGGCGAGAATCACCCGACGGGCCGCAGCATCTGTACCCATCAGCATTACGAAAATCTGGAGCTTTTTGCAGGAAAGCTGCTGGGCGCTTCTTCCATTCCATATCGCTGGTCGACTCAGGACCTGATCACACTGGACAATATGCCTTATATCGGGCCGATCACGTCCAGTCAAGACCGGATCTTTGTTGCGACTGGCTTCCGGAAATGGGGAATGACGACAGGCACGCTAGCCGCGAAGATCATTAGCGATCAAATTCTGGAGAAAGAGAACCGTTACTCCGAGGTATACAGCCCGTCCCGCTTCAAAGCGGATCCGAGCATCAAAACATTCGTCGTTCAAAATGCCTTGGTTGCGAAGGATTTTGTGTCCGGCAAGGTGGAAATGTCCCACGCCGATATAACCGAGCTAAAAGCCGGCGAAGGCGCAGTCGTCCGCCATAACGGTCAGCGCGCCGGGGCTTACAAGGATGATCAGGGGAATCTCCATCTCGTGGATACGACCTGTACCCATCTCGGCTGCGAGGTGGAATGGAACGAGGGCGAACGCTCATGGGATTGCCCATGTCACGGATCACGCTATCGCTATAACGGCGAGGTGCTTGAAGGGCCGGCCATTGAGCCGTTGAAGCAGCTGGACCCGGAGAGCTGA